Proteins from one Mastacembelus armatus chromosome 16, fMasArm1.2, whole genome shotgun sequence genomic window:
- the LOC113136316 gene encoding protein S100-Z-like gives MSYNLGRVMDELILVFHKYSGKEGNKYKLSKTELRTLLETELLGSQADCQDALEVDKTLKNLDQNKDNEVDFEEFVSLVAMLTIARNKSSKGPEELKKSSKLNKSMMSLINVFHKYSGKEGDKDKLNKGELKTLLQTELSDMLKDPKDPSAVNKIMADLDMNQDGEADFQEFVTLISALTVISNEFFEEYDKN, from the exons ATGAG tTACAATCTGGGAAGAGTTATGGATGAGCTCATTTTGGTGTTCCACAAATATTCtggaaaagaaggaaacaagTACAAGCTGAGCAAAACAGAGCTAAGGACCCTGTTAGAGACTGAGCTCCTGGGTTCCCAGGCA gactgccaAGACGCCTTAGAAGTcgacaaaacactgaaaaatctGGATCAGAACAAGGATAATGAAGTGGACTTTGAGGAGTTTGTCAGTCTGGTTGCCATGCTGACTATCGCTAGGAATAAATCCTCCAAAGGCC CCgaagaactgaaaaaaagtTCCAAACTGAACAAGTCGATGATGAGCCTCATCAACGTGTTTCATAAGTATTCTGGAAAAGAAGGTGACAAGGACAAGCTGAACAAAGGAGAGCTAAAGACCCTGTTACAGACAGAGCTCAGCGATATGCTCAAA gaCCCTAAGGATCCTTCAGCAGTCAACAAGATTATGGCTGACCTGGACATGAACCAGGATGGTGAAGCAGACTTCCAGGAGTTTGTCACTCTGATCAGTGCACTGACTGTCATCTCCAATGAGTTCTTTGAAGAATATGacaaaaattga
- the LOC113136314 gene encoding protein S100-A4-like, which yields MASELGKAMVNFIAVFHRYSGQEGDKFKLSKAELKALLNSELGGFLGDAKDPKAIDEIMKALDMDGDGQVNFQEYICTTTGLTMACFGSCTGTEEKCQKMKKVSTLTNAMVSLTEVFHKYSGKEGDKNKLSKGELKALFKAELGDMLNDPKDPAAVDKFMKELDVNKDGEVDFEEFSILFAALTMSCNEFFETKGK from the exons ATGGCTTCTGAACTGGGAAAGGCTATGGTGAACTTCATTGCGGTGTTCCACAGATATTCTGGGCAAGAAGGAGACAAGTTCAAGCTGAGCAAAGCAGAGCTAAAGGCTCTGTTAAATTCAGAACTGGGAGGATTCCTGGGT GACGCTAAGGACCCCAAAGCAATTGATGAAATTATGAAGGCCCTGGATATGGATGGTGACGGCCAGGTGAACTTTCAGGAGTACATATGTACAACCACTGGACTGACTATGGCCTGCTTTGGTAGCTGCACAggcactgaagagaaat gtcagaaaatgaaaaaagtctCCACACTGACAAATGCAATGGTCAGCCTCACTGAGGTGTTCCACAAGTATTCTGGAAAAGAAGGTGACAAGAACAAGCTGAGCAAAGGAGAGCTGAAGGCCCTGTTCAAGGCAGAACTTGGTGATATGTTGAAC gacCCTAAGGATCCTGCAGCAGTCGACAAGTTTATGAAAGAACTGGATGTAAACAAGGATGGTGAAGTGGACTTCGAGGAGTTTTCCATTCTGTTTGCTGCACTGACAATGTCCTGCAATGAGTTTTTCGAAACCAAGGGTAAATGA